The Bacteroidota bacterium genome includes a region encoding these proteins:
- a CDS encoding tyrosine-type recombinase/integrase: MNIVTLSVFHHRGEKQIKIEFAYNSKLVSALKTAGAKWSKTVSSWYIAYSKSNYDFVVHLFTKEFDFELKIIGDQKTKEVLPEGNKLSNVSETIESSKSVIKDPKIQEDYIKPHFLAFKQFLEANRYSNNTVRSYCDGLKIFLSKMYPKPVEEITNKDLELFFHQHSFKNNLSISWQRLIINALKLFFAQIHKKRVDINLMLRPKKDKLLPNVLSKEEVQQILNALTNKKQKLMLVLIYTCGLRRSELLNLKPEHIDSDRKVLIIKQAKGRKDRLTHLPQKVIDQLRVYYADKKPKTWLFEGQKDGSQYSERSLNLVFKHALEKTTIKKQATLHWLRHSYATHLLEKGVNIRAIQELLGHSSVKTTEIYTHVTSTTIQSIPSPIEDLDI; encoded by the coding sequence ATGAATATTGTAACCTTAAGTGTTTTTCACCATAGAGGTGAGAAGCAGATCAAAATTGAATTTGCGTATAATTCTAAACTCGTAAGTGCGCTTAAAACTGCCGGTGCAAAGTGGAGTAAGACTGTTAGCAGTTGGTATATTGCATATTCAAAATCTAACTATGATTTTGTAGTTCATTTGTTTACAAAAGAATTTGATTTTGAGCTCAAAATCATTGGAGATCAAAAAACAAAGGAAGTATTGCCAGAGGGTAACAAACTTTCAAATGTTTCAGAAACAATTGAAAGTTCAAAATCTGTTATTAAAGATCCTAAAATTCAGGAGGATTATATTAAGCCTCATTTTTTAGCCTTCAAACAATTTTTGGAAGCGAACAGATATAGCAATAATACAGTGCGCAGTTATTGCGATGGATTAAAGATATTTTTGAGTAAAATGTATCCCAAGCCCGTTGAAGAAATTACGAATAAGGATTTGGAATTGTTTTTTCATCAGCATAGTTTTAAAAATAATCTGAGTATTTCTTGGCAGCGACTGATCATTAATGCATTAAAATTATTTTTTGCACAAATCCATAAAAAAAGGGTAGATATTAATTTAATGTTGAGGCCCAAAAAGGATAAACTATTACCAAATGTTTTATCAAAGGAAGAGGTGCAACAAATCTTAAATGCATTAACCAATAAGAAACAAAAGTTGATGTTGGTGTTAATTTATACTTGTGGATTGAGAAGAAGTGAACTGCTTAATTTGAAACCGGAGCATATCGACAGTGACAGAAAAGTGCTTATCATAAAACAGGCAAAAGGCAGAAAGGACAGGTTAACACATCTTCCGCAAAAGGTAATTGATCAATTAAGAGTGTATTATGCCGATAAAAAACCAAAAACATGGCTTTTTGAAGGGCAAAAAGATGGTAGTCAATACAGTGAAAGAAGTTTGAATTTAGTATTTAAACATGCTTTAGAAAAAACGACTATAAAAAAGCAGGCAACTTTACACTGGTTAAGGCATAGTTATGCAACCCACCTTCTAGAAAAGGGTGTAAATATCAGAGCAATTCAGGAGCTTTTGGGTCACAGCAGTGTTAAAACAACTGAAATATATACGCATGTGACCTCCACCACAATACAATCAATTCCCAGTCCGATCGAGGACTTGGATATCTAA
- a CDS encoding Rrf2 family transcriptional regulator yields MFSKACEYGIRAAIFIAEQSLLDRKVSLKDVAEAIESPSAYTSKILQRLSKSNIINSDKGPTGGFSMDKSELEKVKLSSIVYAIDGDTVYNGCGLGLKKCNADKPCPVHNQFKVIRDELKKMLETTTVKTLAMDYEKGLTFLKR; encoded by the coding sequence ATGTTTTCAAAAGCTTGTGAATACGGTATTAGGGCTGCAATTTTCATTGCAGAGCAATCTTTGCTTGACAGAAAAGTGAGCTTAAAGGATGTGGCAGAAGCTATTGAATCACCTTCGGCATATACTTCAAAAATATTACAGCGATTGTCAAAAAGCAACATTATCAATTCTGACAAAGGACCAACTGGTGGCTTTTCAATGGACAAAAGTGAATTGGAAAAGGTGAAATTAAGTTCAATTGTTTATGCAATTGATGGCGATACGGTTTATAATGGTTGTGGCTTGGGATTAAAAAAATGCAATGCTGATAAACCTTGTCCTGTGCACAATCAATTTAAAGTGATACGAGATGAACTTAAGAAAATGCTTGAAACTACTACCGTAAAAACTTTAGCAATGGATTATGAAAAAGGATTGACCTTTTTAAAACGTTAA
- a CDS encoding cbb3-type cytochrome c oxidase subunit I → METKNIFSESGIIITLLLIAIPVIVASILVIIKAKNILNNFLKKKELEKFNEYLKGLSVEEVQKLEQRKKELEYSLSNNELAGDTTPIDEKGLIDNVSEASSLRFIEQKKKSQVRPYIEPDLTKLILWYLGCATFWLLFGTTVGEYVGIKFVAPDVDHYSWLSFGRLRPVHTNAVFWGWASLAMLGLAYYVIPRVSNVPIASVKTGYRTLILINASVILGSLFLMAGINNGGGEYREYIWPVMALFGIGVIISLKNFYKTIAKRTTKEIYVSNWYIISAMMFLLVIAVIAYWPSWQNGLGETIVQGYYMHQGVGMWFMLFNLGLMYYFLPQQLNKPIYSYSLGILAFWVQILFYTLIGTHHFIFSAIPWWLQTVAIVGSAGMIIPVVAGTTNFLMTFKGSWHKLSGSYTLPFYLIGIIFYFTGSLQGTAEAFKFTNLVWHFTDFTVAHSHLTMYGIICFMLWGFIYTVVPRLTGKEPPQITVGAHFWLALIGLLFYTFPLMYGSTLRGLMWMEGAKSFIESVELMAPYWLWRAIGGSLMWLSHILFAYNFYVMVKKKVEIEIPTSPKDILNAKVVIDNQEVTN, encoded by the coding sequence ATGGAAACAAAAAATATATTCAGCGAATCGGGCATCATCATCACACTATTGCTAATTGCCATACCAGTAATTGTTGCTTCGATATTAGTAATCATAAAAGCCAAAAATATTCTAAATAATTTCTTGAAGAAAAAAGAACTCGAAAAATTTAATGAATACTTGAAAGGTCTGAGTGTCGAAGAAGTGCAAAAATTAGAGCAACGTAAAAAGGAACTTGAATATTCTTTATCTAATAATGAACTAGCTGGCGATACGACACCTATAGACGAAAAAGGTTTGATTGACAATGTGAGCGAAGCAAGTTCGTTGCGATTTATTGAACAAAAGAAAAAAAGTCAGGTAAGACCTTATATTGAACCTGATTTAACCAAACTCATTCTATGGTATTTAGGTTGTGCCACTTTTTGGTTGTTGTTTGGAACTACGGTTGGTGAATATGTAGGGATTAAATTTGTTGCTCCAGATGTTGACCATTACAGTTGGTTGAGCTTTGGAAGATTACGACCTGTACACACAAACGCTGTATTTTGGGGTTGGGCATCATTGGCAATGTTGGGCTTGGCTTATTATGTAATTCCGAGAGTTAGCAATGTACCAATTGCAAGTGTAAAAACAGGTTACCGTACCCTAATACTTATAAACGCTTCCGTTATCCTTGGTAGTTTGTTTTTAATGGCTGGTATCAACAATGGTGGTGGCGAATACAGAGAATACATCTGGCCAGTGATGGCGTTGTTTGGTATTGGCGTTATCATTTCACTTAAAAACTTTTACAAAACCATAGCCAAAAGAACGACCAAAGAAATTTACGTATCTAATTGGTATATCATTTCTGCAATGATGTTTCTATTGGTGATTGCCGTAATTGCGTATTGGCCAAGTTGGCAAAATGGATTGGGCGAAACTATTGTTCAAGGCTACTATATGCATCAGGGCGTTGGAATGTGGTTTATGCTTTTCAATCTCGGATTGATGTATTATTTTCTTCCTCAACAATTAAATAAACCTATATACTCTTATAGTTTAGGGATTTTGGCGTTTTGGGTTCAAATCCTTTTTTATACTTTAATTGGAACACATCATTTCATTTTTAGTGCGATTCCTTGGTGGTTGCAAACTGTTGCCATTGTGGGAAGTGCAGGTATGATAATTCCCGTTGTTGCTGGTACTACAAATTTCTTGATGACTTTCAAAGGATCTTGGCACAAGCTTTCAGGCAGTTATACCCTTCCGTTTTATTTAATTGGCATCATATTTTATTTTACAGGTTCATTGCAAGGAACTGCGGAAGCTTTCAAGTTTACCAATTTGGTGTGGCATTTTACCGATTTTACCGTAGCTCATTCGCATCTCACAATGTATGGTATCATCTGCTTTATGCTTTGGGGCTTCATTTATACCGTTGTACCAAGATTGACAGGAAAAGAACCACCTCAAATTACCGTTGGTGCTCATTTTTGGTTGGCACTCATCGGATTGTTATTCTACACATTCCCTTTAATGTACGGCTCTACACTCAGGGGATTGATGTGGATGGAAGGTGCCAAATCATTTATTGAAAGTGTAGAATTGATGGCTCCGTATTGGCTTTGGCGTGCCATCGGTGGCTCATTGATGTGGCTTTCTCATATTTTGTTTGCCTACAACTTTTATGTAATGGTAAAAAAGAAAGTAGAGATAGAAATACCCACTTCACCAAAAGACATTCTAAATGCAAAGGTGGTAATAGACAATCAAGAAGTAACAAATTAA
- a CDS encoding cytochrome c yields MEFFDNHKKLFRTALGLFVGLTIVVAIMPAINNQDNNEPLPGYEPLSQEAYLGKKSFIANGCVACHTQQVRNVDMDNVWGSRPGIPADYAGISRTDFWTNTATLMGTERTGPDLTNIGTRQPSLAWNLLHLYQPRTVVEKSIMPAYPWLFEIKNELGEKDVEVVVPDAYRKGITGRIVATQEALNLVAYLQSLKQVPLPDGKVPMEFLYEKKENPVLVIGNNANLPDGKLLYNNNCMSCHQANGEGLKGAFPSLKGSPIVLGDDLELFVNIIMLGYDARPEYAVMNAVGLDNNLTPEEVTAIINHEKTSWGNNAKTVTPEEVKKIMDFIKLTSNN; encoded by the coding sequence ATGGAATTTTTCGATAATCATAAAAAACTATTCAGAACGGCACTCGGACTATTTGTTGGTCTTACAATAGTTGTTGCAATAATGCCTGCCATCAACAATCAAGATAATAATGAACCATTGCCTGGCTATGAGCCATTAAGTCAAGAAGCCTATCTCGGTAAAAAAAGTTTCATCGCCAACGGCTGTGTGGCGTGCCATACCCAACAAGTTAGAAATGTAGATATGGACAATGTTTGGGGCAGCAGACCCGGAATACCTGCCGATTATGCTGGGATTTCGAGAACAGATTTTTGGACAAACACAGCTACCTTAATGGGCACAGAAAGAACTGGTCCCGATTTGACGAATATAGGAACTCGACAACCCAGTTTGGCTTGGAATTTATTACACCTCTATCAACCCAGAACAGTAGTAGAGAAATCAATAATGCCTGCTTACCCTTGGCTATTTGAAATAAAAAATGAATTGGGAGAAAAAGATGTTGAAGTGGTTGTGCCAGACGCATATAGAAAAGGCATAACAGGTAGAATTGTTGCCACACAAGAAGCCCTCAATTTAGTAGCCTATTTGCAAAGTCTAAAGCAAGTGCCTTTACCTGACGGAAAAGTACCAATGGAATTTTTATACGAGAAAAAAGAAAATCCTGTGTTAGTAATTGGAAACAATGCCAACCTACCTGACGGAAAATTATTGTACAATAATAACTGTATGAGTTGCCACCAAGCCAATGGCGAAGGACTTAAAGGAGCATTTCCTTCATTAAAAGGAAGCCCAATAGTATTGGGTGATGACCTTGAATTATTCGTCAATATTATAATGCTTGGTTATGATGCAAGACCAGAATATGCCGTAATGAATGCAGTAGGTTTAGACAATAACCTAACTCCCGAAGAAGTAACTGCCATCATCAATCACGAAAAAACAAGTTGGGGAAACAATGCCAAAACGGTAACTCCTGAAGAAGTGAAAAAGATAATGGACTTTATAAAATTAACATCAAACAACTAA
- a CDS encoding cytochrome C, with amino-acid sequence MEEYKSKIKLFVDDEQHPIAELIPPVQFDFDTSKLTDGEHTLKLISKSPTGREGIRKIKFLVKNGPAISVEGLSDNGVVDGVIPLMINAYDKGTQKKFLIEGSETPQSIPSWLWILLIAFLGWAAFYTITNFSL; translated from the coding sequence ATGGAAGAATATAAAAGCAAAATAAAACTTTTTGTGGATGACGAACAGCATCCAATAGCTGAATTAATTCCGCCAGTGCAATTTGATTTCGACACCAGTAAATTAACTGATGGCGAGCACACGTTGAAACTCATTAGCAAATCGCCAACAGGAAGAGAGGGTATTCGGAAGATAAAATTTCTTGTTAAAAATGGCCCTGCAATTTCAGTTGAAGGTTTGAGTGATAATGGCGTGGTAGATGGAGTTATTCCGCTTATGATTAATGCTTATGACAAAGGAACTCAAAAGAAATTTTTGATTGAAGGAAGCGAAACCCCTCAAAGTATTCCGAGTTGGCTTTGGATTTTACTCATTGCATTTTTGGGTTGGGCAGCATTTTATACCATCACAAATTTTAGTCTATAA
- a CDS encoding hexameric tyrosine-coordinated heme protein, translating to MDNKEIWLDTLITNTPQEGRELAIKMARKSIAAIQTDAETRKKLRSDYANDTSQLIASANVIAIEFQTVAAANNYWKK from the coding sequence ATGGATAATAAAGAAATTTGGTTAGACACATTAATCACAAACACGCCTCAAGAGGGTAGGGAATTAGCCATAAAAATGGCAAGGAAGTCTATTGCAGCCATACAAACAGATGCCGAAACAAGAAAGAAATTAAGAAGCGATTATGCCAATGATACCTCACAACTTATAGCTTCTGCCAATGTAATTGCCATAGAGTTTCAAACTGTGGCTGCAGCAAATAATTATTGGAAAAAATAA
- a CDS encoding group III truncated hemoglobin → MNDILNLDDVKLVVDCFYGKVRQDEQLKDVFNNVIQGRWPEHLEKMYRFWQTVLLDEHTYHGSPFLPHAKLPVGIEHFNQWLKLFYETVDENFAGEKAERMKWQGQRMAEMFHSKIEYYKNNPSTPLI, encoded by the coding sequence ATGAACGACATACTAAATCTTGATGACGTAAAATTGGTGGTAGATTGTTTCTACGGTAAAGTAAGACAAGACGAACAATTGAAAGATGTTTTTAATAATGTCATTCAAGGCCGTTGGCCTGAACATTTAGAAAAAATGTACCGCTTTTGGCAAACGGTTTTGTTGGATGAACACACCTACCACGGCAGTCCGTTTTTACCTCACGCAAAACTTCCTGTTGGCATTGAACATTTCAACCAATGGCTAAAACTCTTTTACGAAACGGTGGATGAAAATTTTGCAGGTGAAAAAGCAGAACGTATGAAATGGCAAGGGCAACGAATGGCAGAAATGTTCCATTCAAAAATTGAGTATTACAAAAACAATCCTTCAACTCCATTGATATGA
- a CDS encoding tryptophan 2,3-dioxygenase yields MSKEKIINDIETKYQQLGENPETYLKGLLHAKPINYWDYVEADTLLSLQKPRTNFRDEEIFIMYHQVTELFLKMMVHEIKQLVYEPFNETIWLEKLDRLNRYTNMLIGSFDVMKYGMNYDDYNTFRSSLTPASGFQSVTFRLIEIYCTRLENLINEDGNTRLPNNPSTTDYFEHIYWKDAGLNRKTGKKSLTLLQFEEKYLDRLIAMANKTKGSTLEDKMLNMQNCSEALKTKLKEFDHLYNVAWPLVHLETAQHYLDLKGENKAATGGSEWKKYLHPKFQQRKFFPTLWNNDEITNWGNNK; encoded by the coding sequence ATGAGCAAAGAAAAAATCATCAATGATATTGAAACAAAATATCAGCAATTGGGCGAAAATCCCGAAACGTACCTAAAAGGATTACTTCACGCAAAACCCATTAATTATTGGGATTATGTGGAAGCCGACACACTCCTTTCCCTTCAAAAACCTAGAACAAATTTTAGGGATGAAGAAATTTTTATAATGTATCATCAGGTAACTGAACTCTTCCTTAAAATGATGGTTCACGAAATAAAACAATTGGTGTATGAACCTTTTAATGAAACCATTTGGTTGGAAAAATTAGACCGATTGAACCGCTACACCAATATGCTTATTGGGTCTTTTGATGTGATGAAATACGGAATGAACTATGACGATTACAACACTTTTAGAAGCAGTTTAACTCCTGCCAGTGGTTTTCAATCGGTAACATTTCGATTGATTGAGATTTATTGCACCCGTTTGGAAAACCTAATCAACGAAGACGGTAATACCAGGTTACCAAACAATCCATCAACTACCGATTATTTTGAACACATCTATTGGAAAGACGCAGGTTTAAATAGAAAAACAGGGAAAAAATCGCTTACGCTATTGCAGTTTGAAGAAAAATATTTAGACCGATTAATTGCAATGGCAAACAAAACGAAAGGCTCTACGCTTGAAGATAAAATGTTGAATATGCAAAATTGTTCGGAAGCACTGAAAACTAAATTGAAAGAATTTGACCATTTGTACAATGTGGCTTGGCCATTGGTACACCTCGAAACAGCTCAACATTATCTTGACCTAAAAGGCGAAAACAAAGCAGCAACAGGCGGTAGCGAATGGAAAAAATATTTGCATCCAAAGTTTCAACAACGTAAATTTTTCCCAACACTTTGGAACAATGACGAAATAACCAATTGGGGAAATAATAAATAA
- the ric gene encoding iron-sulfur cluster repair di-iron protein, whose protein sequence is MNIQENNIIGELVAQDYRAASVFKKYGIDFCCQGNRTIQDACEAKQIDASSVVADLNEVNKATSESTIDYQSWPLDLMADYIEKKHHRYVEDKTQEIKPYLDKICRVHGERHPELLEINEHFNATAGELAAHMKKEELILFPFIRKMAKAKQENTKLDEPHFGTVENPIQMMMNEHTAEGERFRKIETLSGNYTPPVDACNTYRVTFALLKEFEADLHLHIHLENNILFPKAIELEKQFRNA, encoded by the coding sequence ATGAACATTCAAGAAAATAATATCATCGGAGAATTGGTAGCACAGGATTACCGTGCAGCTTCTGTTTTTAAAAAATATGGCATCGATTTTTGTTGTCAAGGCAATCGTACCATACAAGATGCTTGCGAAGCGAAACAAATTGACGCTTCTTCTGTAGTAGCAGATTTAAACGAAGTAAATAAAGCAACTTCGGAAAGCACCATCGACTATCAATCTTGGCCATTAGACCTTATGGCAGATTATATCGAAAAGAAACACCACCGATATGTGGAAGACAAAACACAAGAAATAAAACCCTATCTCGACAAAATTTGCCGAGTGCACGGTGAACGCCATCCTGAGCTTTTAGAAATCAATGAACACTTTAATGCAACTGCCGGTGAATTAGCAGCACATATGAAAAAAGAAGAATTGATTTTGTTTCCTTTCATTCGCAAAATGGCTAAAGCAAAACAAGAAAACACGAAGTTAGATGAACCACATTTTGGCACAGTAGAAAACCCTATTCAAATGATGATGAACGAACACACTGCCGAAGGCGAACGCTTCAGAAAAATTGAAACACTGAGTGGCAACTACACACCACCCGTAGATGCTTGTAATACTTACAGGGTAACATTCGCCTTGTTGAAAGAATTTGAAGCAGATTTGCACTTGCACATCCATTTGGAGAACAATATTTTGTTTCCAAAAGCAATTGAGCTTGAAAAACAATTTAGAAATGCCTAA
- a CDS encoding hemerythrin domain-containing protein, which produces MPNPIKRNEALKPLSRDHHHGLLLCWKIRQGIKLNVEPERIKKYLDWFWMSYLKPHFEIEEQYVFPVLGSENELVKQALSEHRRLKRLFENDIDHNKTISLIEEQLEKHIRFEERVLFNEIEKVATSEQLLQIEMDSSDKSFYENLSDPFWE; this is translated from the coding sequence ATGCCTAATCCCATTAAAAGAAACGAAGCACTCAAACCATTAAGCCGTGACCATCATCACGGCTTATTGCTCTGTTGGAAAATACGCCAAGGCATCAAACTAAATGTGGAACCTGAAAGGATAAAAAAATATTTGGATTGGTTTTGGATGAGTTATTTAAAACCACATTTTGAAATTGAAGAGCAATATGTGTTCCCTGTTTTAGGAAGTGAAAATGAGTTGGTAAAACAAGCTTTAAGTGAACATAGAAGATTAAAACGCCTTTTTGAAAACGACATCGACCATAATAAAACCATTAGTTTGATTGAAGAACAATTGGAAAAGCATATCCGATTTGAAGAACGAGTGCTATTTAATGAAATAGAAAAAGTAGCCACTAGCGAACAACTACTTCAGATAGAAATGGATAGTTCAGACAAGAGTTTTTATGAAAATCTATCAGATCCGTTTTGGGAATAA
- a CDS encoding 2Fe-2S iron-sulfur cluster binding domain-containing protein, producing MGITRTAIKITVLENGTEQTIETYNGEYRNLMELLKDKLYFNYFGECGGMGRCATCIVSTTGLKGSSVIKDRNEPITLARYGYKDEQNIRLSCQLLISADLDGARVEFTRNMND from the coding sequence TTGGGAATAACGAGAACTGCCATAAAAATTACAGTTCTTGAAAATGGGACAGAACAAACCATTGAAACCTACAATGGCGAGTACCGTAATTTAATGGAATTGCTAAAGGACAAACTCTATTTTAATTATTTTGGCGAATGTGGCGGAATGGGAAGATGTGCCACTTGCATTGTTAGCACAACCGGATTGAAAGGAAGTTCGGTAATAAAAGATAGGAATGAACCCATAACACTTGCAAGATACGGTTATAAAGATGAACAGAACATTCGCCTTTCTTGCCAATTGTTAATTTCAGCAGATTTGGACGGGGCAAGAGTTGAGTTTACCAGAAATATGAATGATTAA
- a CDS encoding DNA starvation/stationary phase protection protein, with protein MKNLNSIGLHQDKAEELANKLNELLANYSIFYQNTRGFHWNIKGEKFFELHLKFEELYNDLLLKIDEVAERILTLGHTPEHSYSQYAKTSTIKESKKVSDGLIAVEQILEGFKTTIVMQREILALASDANDEGTNALMSDYIRFQEKQVWMYSSFLKK; from the coding sequence ATGAAAAATTTAAATTCAATTGGGTTACACCAAGACAAAGCCGAAGAATTGGCAAATAAATTAAACGAGTTACTCGCAAACTATTCAATCTTTTATCAAAACACAAGAGGCTTTCACTGGAACATTAAGGGTGAAAAGTTTTTTGAATTGCATTTAAAATTTGAAGAACTCTACAATGATTTGTTGCTAAAAATTGATGAAGTAGCAGAACGCATATTAACATTGGGACACACACCCGAGCATAGCTATTCTCAATACGCTAAAACATCAACCATAAAAGAAAGCAAAAAAGTTTCAGATGGATTGATTGCAGTAGAACAAATTTTGGAAGGATTTAAAACAACTATAGTTATGCAAAGAGAAATTCTGGCATTGGCTTCTGATGCAAATGATGAGGGAACAAACGCTTTAATGAGCGATTATATCCGCTTTCAGGAAAAACAAGTATGGATGTATTCATCATTCTTAAAAAAATAA
- a CDS encoding TetR/AcrR family transcriptional regulator — protein sequence MTTETISDRQLEIIEAAGKILTAAGISGLTIKNLAKEMKFSESAIYRHFTSKEEIIIALLEYLAQSMDERYTNAISSEQTPEEKFTTLFQNQFSFFKRHPHFVVAVFSDGLMEESERINETILKIMQVKMKHLMPIIMEGQQKNIFTNSITSDELIHIVMGTFRLQMFKWRVANFQFDINRNGDNMIQALLTLIKSR from the coding sequence ATGACAACAGAAACAATTTCTGATAGACAGCTCGAAATCATTGAAGCAGCAGGAAAAATATTGACTGCTGCGGGAATAAGTGGGCTAACAATTAAGAACTTAGCTAAGGAAATGAAATTTTCTGAAAGTGCCATTTACAGGCATTTTACAAGCAAGGAAGAAATCATTATTGCCTTACTTGAATATCTTGCTCAAAGTATGGATGAACGCTATACCAATGCTATTTCAAGTGAACAAACACCAGAAGAAAAATTCACTACTCTGTTTCAAAACCAATTTTCGTTCTTTAAAAGGCATCCGCATTTTGTAGTGGCGGTATTCTCTGACGGATTGATGGAAGAAAGTGAACGAATTAATGAAACCATTCTAAAAATTATGCAGGTTAAAATGAAGCACTTGATGCCTATCATAATGGAAGGTCAACAAAAAAACATTTTCACCAATTCCATTACTTCAGATGAATTAATTCATATCGTAATGGGTACATTTCGATTGCAAATGTTTAAATGGCGGGTTGCCAATTTTCAATTTGACATAAACAGAAACGGAGATAATATGATACAAGCATTATTAACACTCATAAAATCCAGATGA
- a CDS encoding TolC family protein: protein MKLANIHKHYFVLLLIIVEFQSAQAQTWTLQQCIDIAQVHNKNLQMSRNNMAIGEQREKEAKANLIPKVTANADYKYFANLPYQLLPVNAFNPALPEGEYRAMQFGVPHNINANLQFSMPLYNPQVYGAIQTTKIASELTDLQYQKTEEQIYFEISNLYYNAQILHHQLAFIDSNLINAERLLKNMQLLNEQLLAKGTDVSKVKLQVSQLTTQKETIKSKYEQVLNALKFAMGISIEQNLQIEPNIQYQNTNEYTTSSTLDVRIIKTQNRLLSSELNTLNKSRYLPSLNLVGIYGTTGFGYNGQPASFLDFYPIGFAGVQLSYPLFNGTVTLRKINQKTLELRNNELQFGMLTEQNNMQVENAKIQREVAKKTVETTTEQIQLAQTIYEQTVLQQKQGTASLTDVLLADNALREAQQTYLSAVIDFLKADLELKKLTGNILIIK from the coding sequence ATGAAGTTAGCGAATATTCACAAACATTATTTTGTTCTATTACTCATAATAGTAGAATTTCAATCTGCACAAGCACAAACTTGGACTTTGCAACAATGTATTGATATAGCACAGGTTCACAATAAAAACCTGCAAATGAGCAGAAACAATATGGCTATTGGCGAACAAAGAGAAAAAGAAGCCAAAGCCAATTTAATTCCGAAAGTAACAGCCAATGCAGATTACAAGTATTTTGCAAACCTCCCCTATCAGCTTTTACCAGTGAATGCTTTCAATCCTGCACTACCCGAAGGAGAATATAGGGCAATGCAGTTTGGCGTTCCGCATAACATCAACGCAAACTTACAATTCTCAATGCCTTTGTATAATCCGCAGGTTTATGGAGCCATACAAACTACAAAAATCGCTTCGGAATTGACAGACTTGCAGTATCAAAAAACCGAAGAGCAAATCTATTTTGAAATCTCCAATTTGTATTACAATGCACAAATCTTGCATCATCAATTGGCATTTATTGACAGCAATCTGATTAATGCAGAACGACTTCTGAAAAATATGCAATTGCTCAATGAACAATTGCTTGCCAAAGGAACAGATGTTAGCAAAGTAAAATTGCAAGTATCGCAATTAACCACCCAAAAGGAAACCATCAAAAGCAAATACGAGCAGGTTTTAAATGCTTTGAAATTTGCTATGGGTATTTCTATTGAACAAAATTTGCAAATTGAACCAAACATTCAATATCAAAACACAAATGAATACACAACTTCATCAACCTTAGATGTTCGAATAATAAAAACTCAAAACCGCTTATTGTCGAGTGAACTCAACACACTCAACAAATCAAGGTATTTGCCTTCGCTAAACCTGGTTGGTATCTATGGAACAACGGGCTTTGGTTATAACGGACAACCTGCTTCTTTCCTTGATTTTTATCCGATTGGTTTTGCAGGTGTTCAATTATCTTATCCATTATTTAATGGAACAGTTACACTGCGAAAAATAAATCAGAAAACGCTTGAACTCCGAAACAACGAACTTCAATTTGGAATGCTTACCGAACAAAACAATATGCAAGTTGAAAATGCCAAAATACAAAGAGAAGTCGCTAAAAAAACGGTAGAAACCACAACCGAACAAATACAATTGGCACAAACAATCTACGAACAAACCGTTCTTCAACAGAAACAAGGAACGGCAAGTTTAACAGATGTTTTGCTAGCAGACAATGCTTTGCGTGAAGCACAACAAACCTACCTATCTGCTGTAATTGATTTCCTAAAAGCAGACCTTGAACTTAAAAAACTAACTGGAAATATTTTAATAATCAAATAA